The Gemmatimonadales bacterium genome includes the window CCGGACCTGGCGCCCGCCACCACCGAGCGGATGCGCCGCTTCGCGGATCGGCTGCGCAACCAGGGCATCGAGGCCACCGTGCGGCGGAGCCGCGGGCTCGACATCGACGCCGCCTGCGGCCAGCTCCGCGTTGCCACCGAGCGCCGCCGAAGTCGCGCGGGCGATCTGGCCGCCGCTACCCCGTCGCCCCGAACCCAGCCGCCACACAGTTGATCGAGAGCAGGAGTTGCTGGAGCGCGTCGGCGCGCTCTTCCTCGCTCTCGGCCGCGCGGTAACGCCGCAGCAACTCGATCTGTAGCCGACTCGCCTGATTGATGGCGGGAAGCCGGCGCGCCAGCTTCCGCAGGAAGCGGGGGAACCGCTCGGCGAGCGCCTTCCCTTCAGTCACCCGCAACACAGCCTCCACGGTGCGGTGGTACTCCTCTTCCACCATCGCGAACACGGTATCGCGAACCGCGGCGTCCGGCTGCAGGCCCGCGAACTCGCGGGCGATGTCGAGGTCCACCTGCGTCAGCGTCTTCTCCACCTCGTCCGCAGTCAGTCGGAAAAGCCGCGAATCGCGGAACATCCGCCGGAGCAACGCCTCGCCCCGCGCGCCGCGCACCTCCAGAAACGTCTGGAGCCCGCTCCCCATACCGAACCACCCGGGGATGAGATGGCGATTCTGGGACCACGCGAAGACCCACGGGATGGCCCTGAGATCGGCCAGTGACTGTGCGCCGAATCGACGCGCCGGCCGCGAGCCGAGGTTGAGCAGCGAGATCTCCTCCAGCGGGCTCGCGACCTGGTAGTACTGCAAGAGCATCGGGTGCTCGACGAAGCGCCGGTACGCGGCCATCGAGGCTCCGGCGATCGCCTCCATCGCCTCGTCAAACTCGCCCACGGGGACGAGCGCCTGCTCGCGCGCCGACACGAGCGAGTGCTCCAGCACGGCCGAAGAAAGCAGCTCGAGCTGGTAGGCCGCCGTGCCGCGGTTGGCGTACTTGAACGAGACGACCTCGCCCTGCTCGGTGATGCGGAGCCGCCCATCGATCGAGCCGGCGGGTTGCGCCGCGATGGCGCGGCCGGTGGGCGCGCCGCCCCGGCTCACCGACCCGCCGCGGCCATGGAAGAACGCGATGGGGACGCCCAGCTCCTCCCCCAGCCGGGTCAGCTTGAGCTGCGCCTTGTACAGCTCCCAGTTGGCAGCGAAGAACCCCCCGTCCTTGTTCGAGTCGGAGTAGCCGATCATCACCTCCTGGACGCCGTCCTGCTCGCGCAAGCTCCGGCGGACGACCGGGATGTTGATCAGCTCGCGCATCATCGCGGGCGCGCGGCGGAGATCGTCGATGGTCTCGAACAGCGGCACGATCGGCAGCGTGCACCGCTCGATGCTCGCCGTGTCCGGAAAAAGGCCGCCTTCCTTGGCCAGCAGGTACGCGCCAAGGATGTCGCTTACGGAATGGGTCATGCTCAGCACAAACGCGCCGAACGCCTCGCGGTCGAGCTTGTCGCGCAGTTCGGAGACGAGCCGGAACAGACCGATCGTCTCCGCCGCTTCGGGCGGAAGCGCGGAAAGGCGCAGCTCCTCGTACCGCGGGCGGGCCAGCTCGGCCTGCACCCACCGTCCCCATTCGGGCGAGTGGGGATCCGGCGCGACATCGGCGCTCTCGCCGGTGCGGAGCCGCCAGAGCGCCGCGAGCGCCTTGTTGAGCTTGGTGGTGTTCTCCCGCACGTCGAGCCGCACCGTGCTGAAGCGGAAGACCTCGATCTCCCGGCGCACCGGCCGGACGATGGAGGCCGCGAGCGCCGTGTCCGTCGCCCCGGCCAGCCCGCGCTCGAGCGCCCGGAGATCCGCCGCCAGCTCGTCAGCCGTCGCGTAGCCGCCCGCGGCGGGCGAAAGATCGTACCGTTCGGCCGCCTCGAGCGTCACGTCGAGCCGGCGGATGACGCACGAGAGAAACTGCCGGAACACCTCGCCCGGATTGCGCGCCGCGATGCCCACGCCATCGCCGCTCGCCTCGAGCATCCGGTCGAGCGCCTGGCGGAAGTCATCGGGCACCGTAACCGCGCGCTCGCTGATGCTGAGCACCCGGATGAGGTCCGCCAGGCGCTGGCGGTAGCGCCTGAGCGCGGCAAGCCGATACTCGCCCAGCGACCCGCGGGTGACGTCGTTGGTGACGAACGGGTTGCCGTCGCGGTCGCCGCCCACCCAACTGCCGAACTGGAGGAACGGCGGCACGTCGAGCGCCGCGTCCGGATAAGCCTGCGCCAGCGCGCGCTCCAGCTTGGCGATGAGCGCCGGGACCGCCTCGAACAGCGTTTCGTTGAAGAAGTGGAGTGCCCAGTAGACCTCCTGCTCCACGGTCGGCTTCTCCAGGCGCAGCTCGCCCGTCATCCAGAGCAGCTCGATTTCGTTCCGGATCGACCGAACGAGCTGCGTACGCTCGCGCGGCGTCCAGCGCGGCGATTCCAGCTCGACCAGCAGCCGGTAGATTCGCCGGTGCTTCTCCAGCACGGTGACCCGCTTGGCCTCGGTCGGATGCGCGGTGAGCACCGGGCGCACCCGCAGCTTGCCGAGCAGCGCCTTCCACTCTGCCGGGGTAACCGACGCGGTCGCCGCCTCAGTCACGACCTGCGGCAGCGCGCCGCGCAGCTCTTCGATGCCGCGCTCGGCCTCCACCTGCCGCCGCCGGCGCATGGCGGCGTTCTGCTCCGCGATGCTCAGGAGCTGAAGCCAGATCCCGAGAACCTGCAGCGCGCGCGCCTGCAGCTCGGGCGGACACCGATCCAGCTCGCCGGCGAGCACGGGCTCGAGCTCGGGTTCGCGGCTCCGGACGACATCGAGCAGCTGGCCCAGGAGCAGGTCCGCCACCTCGGTAGCGTACGCCGCCGCATTCTCCGCGGCGGGGTATGCGGACGGCGGAAGCTCGGTGACGAGATACGGCGATTCGGACGAAATGCGGGACGTCACACGACGCGATCGCGAAGCGGCGCTCCGGAGAAGAAGAGCCTGAGGTTTTCGAATGCGCGCATGCCCATGGCCACCCGGGTCTCCTCGGTGGCGCTGCCCAGGTGCGGCAGCAGGACGACGTTTTCCATCGTGAGAAGCGCCGGGGTCACCTGCGGCTCGCGCTCGAAGACGTCGAGGCCGGCGCCGGCGATGATGCCCGCGCGAAGCGCGTCCACCAGCGCCGCCTCGTCCACCACATCGCCGCGGGCGGTGTTGATGAGGTAGGCGCCCCGCTGCATGCGCGCGAAGCGCGCCGCGTTCATGAGATGGCGGGTCTCGGGTGTGGCCGGGCAGTGGAGCGAGACGAAGTCGGCCTCGGCCAGCACGTCCTCCACGGTGGCGCGCCGTTGGGCGCCAAGCGCGGCGGCCTCCGCATCCGATGGCGGATAGGGATCGGTGAAGAGCACCCGCATCCCGAAGCCGTGGTGCGCACGGCGCGCCACCGCGCGCGCGATCCGACCCATGCCGATCAGTCCCAGGGTCTTGCCCGTCACCATGCGACCCTGGAGATGGGTGGGCCGCCAGCCGGTCCAGCGCCCGCTGCGCACTTCGCGCTCGCCCTCGCCCGCACGCCGCGCGGTCATGAGCAGCAGCGTCATGGCCAGGTCGGCCGTCGCGTCGGTGAGCACGTCGGGCGTGTTCGAGACCGCGATGCCGCGCGCTTTGGCCGCCTGCACGTCGATGTTGTTGAACCCGACGCCATAGTTCGCGATGAGCCTGGTGCGGAGCGGATCGGCCGCGAGTACCTCGGCAGTGAGCTTGTCGGTAACCGTCGGCAGCAAGGCGTCCGCGCCTCTCAGCGCGTCCGCCAGGTCGGCCGAGCTCAAGGGTCGGTCCTCCGGGTTCAGGCGCGCGTCGAACTCGCGGGTGAGCGCCTCCTCGACGGCGCCAGGGAGATGTCGGGTGACGACGACAACCGGCCGGCCGGTCACGTGCCCACCGCCACCCGCTTGGCCTTGGCCGAGAGCACCCGCGCCGCGGTTGCACCCAGATCGCCGGGGCTCTGCGCCACCGTGATGCCCGCCTCCTTCATGATCTCGACCTTCTCAGCCGCGCTCTCGCCGAACGCGCGGATGATGGCGCCGGCGTGGCCCATGCGCCGTCCCTTTGGCGCGGAGAGCCCAGCCACGTAGCCGATGACCGGTTTGCTCATCCCTTCGCGGTAATACTTCGCAGCCTCCGCCTCCTGCGGGCCGCCGATTTCGCCGATCATCATCACGGCTTCGGTCTCGGGGTCTTGCTCGAAGAGCTTGAGCATGTCGACGAACGAGCTGCCGTTGATCGGATCGCCGCCGATCCCGACGCTGGTGGAGACTCCGATGCCGAGCGCCTTCATCTGCGAGGCGGCCTCGTACCCGAGGGTGCCCGAGCGGGTCACGAGCCCGACCCCGCCGCGCTGATAGATGTGTCCCGGCATGATGCCGAGCATCGCCTTGCCGGGGCTGATGATGCCGGCGCAGTTGGGCCCCACCAGCACGGGGCGCCGCTCGCGGGCATACCGGTAGAGGTACCGCTTCACCATCATCATGTCCTGCGCCGGAATGCCGTCGGTGATGGCACAGATGAGCCGCACGCCGGCGTCGGCCGCCTCCATGATCGCGTCGGCACAGAACGCCGCGGGCACGAAGATGAGCGTCGCCTTGGCGCCCGTCCCCTGCACCGCATCCTTCACGGTATTGAACACCGGCCGGTCGAGGTGCCGGGTGCCGCCTTTGCCGGGAGTGACACCGCCCACGAGGTTCGTGCCGTAGGCAAGCATTTCCTTCCCATGGAAGGTGCCCTTGTCGCCCGTGAAGCCCTGAATGATGGCGGGCGTCTTTTCGTCGATGAGAATGCTCATGGCTTTCCGTTCCCGGCCTTGGCGCCCGAGGTCTTGAGGACGGCCACGGCGTTCTCGGCCGCCTCGGTGAGGGTATCTGCGGTGGTGAGCGTGAGGCCGCTCTGCTCCAGGATGCGGCGGCCTTCCTCCACGTTGGTGCCCGCCAGCCGGACCACGATAGGCACCGGCGGCTTGAGCTCGCGCACGGCGTTCACCACGCCCTGGGCCACCCAATCGCACCGGTTGATGCCGGCGAAGATGTTCACCAGGATCGCCTTCACCTTGGGGTCGGCGAGCACCAGCCGGAACGCGTTGCACACCTTCTCCGGCGAGGCGCCGCCGCCCACGTCGAGGAAGTTGGCGGGCTGGCTGCCCGCGTGCTGGATGAGATCCATCGTCGCCATGGCGAGCCCCGCGCCGTTCACGATGCAGCCGATCTCCCCGTCGAGCGCGACGTAGTTGATCCCGTACTCGGCCGCCTGCGACTCGCGCGGGTCTTCCTCC containing:
- a CDS encoding phosphoenolpyruvate carboxylase; this encodes MTSRISSESPYLVTELPPSAYPAAENAAAYATEVADLLLGQLLDVVRSREPELEPVLAGELDRCPPELQARALQVLGIWLQLLSIAEQNAAMRRRRQVEAERGIEELRGALPQVVTEAATASVTPAEWKALLGKLRVRPVLTAHPTEAKRVTVLEKHRRIYRLLVELESPRWTPRERTQLVRSIRNEIELLWMTGELRLEKPTVEQEVYWALHFFNETLFEAVPALIAKLERALAQAYPDAALDVPPFLQFGSWVGGDRDGNPFVTNDVTRGSLGEYRLAALRRYRQRLADLIRVLSISERAVTVPDDFRQALDRMLEASGDGVGIAARNPGEVFRQFLSCVIRRLDVTLEAAERYDLSPAAGGYATADELAADLRALERGLAGATDTALAASIVRPVRREIEVFRFSTVRLDVRENTTKLNKALAALWRLRTGESADVAPDPHSPEWGRWVQAELARPRYEELRLSALPPEAAETIGLFRLVSELRDKLDREAFGAFVLSMTHSVSDILGAYLLAKEGGLFPDTASIERCTLPIVPLFETIDDLRRAPAMMRELINIPVVRRSLREQDGVQEVMIGYSDSNKDGGFFAANWELYKAQLKLTRLGEELGVPIAFFHGRGGSVSRGGAPTGRAIAAQPAGSIDGRLRITEQGEVVSFKYANRGTAAYQLELLSSAVLEHSLVSAREQALVPVGEFDEAMEAIAGASMAAYRRFVEHPMLLQYYQVASPLEEISLLNLGSRPARRFGAQSLADLRAIPWVFAWSQNRHLIPGWFGMGSGLQTFLEVRGARGEALLRRMFRDSRLFRLTADEVEKTLTQVDLDIAREFAGLQPDAAVRDTVFAMVEEEYHRTVEAVLRVTEGKALAERFPRFLRKLARRLPAINQASRLQIELLRRYRAAESEEERADALQQLLLSINCVAAGFGATG
- a CDS encoding D-glycerate dehydrogenase, whose translation is MTGRPVVVVTRHLPGAVEEALTREFDARLNPEDRPLSSADLADALRGADALLPTVTDKLTAEVLAADPLRTRLIANYGVGFNNIDVQAAKARGIAVSNTPDVLTDATADLAMTLLLMTARRAGEGEREVRSGRWTGWRPTHLQGRMVTGKTLGLIGMGRIARAVARRAHHGFGMRVLFTDPYPPSDAEAAALGAQRRATVEDVLAEADFVSLHCPATPETRHLMNAARFARMQRGAYLINTARGDVVDEAALVDALRAGIIAGAGLDVFEREPQVTPALLTMENVVLLPHLGSATEETRVAMGMRAFENLRLFFSGAPLRDRVV
- the sucD gene encoding succinate--CoA ligase subunit alpha translates to MSILIDEKTPAIIQGFTGDKGTFHGKEMLAYGTNLVGGVTPGKGGTRHLDRPVFNTVKDAVQGTGAKATLIFVPAAFCADAIMEAADAGVRLICAITDGIPAQDMMMVKRYLYRYARERRPVLVGPNCAGIISPGKAMLGIMPGHIYQRGGVGLVTRSGTLGYEAASQMKALGIGVSTSVGIGGDPINGSSFVDMLKLFEQDPETEAVMMIGEIGGPQEAEAAKYYREGMSKPVIGYVAGLSAPKGRRMGHAGAIIRAFGESAAEKVEIMKEAGITVAQSPGDLGATAARVLSAKAKRVAVGT